TGGGCATGCCACGCGTCGCGACACCGGCAAGTGAGCCTCGCCTGGCGCCGACCGCCGAGGACCGGATCATCGGGAGCGGCGAGGAACCCAAGGCCGCGGAGAGCGCCGTCAAGAAGGCCCCGAAGGATGTCGGATCCGGCGGCGTCACCGGTACGTCCAAGAAGAAGGAGGGGGCGACAGAGAAGAAGGCGGAGCCCCCGGCGCCGAAGAAGAAGAAGCCCGAGAGCACCATCGAGGAGAACCCGTATTGAGCGCGCGATTTCATGCTCGGAGCTCTGCATGCCGCGGTACGAGAGGACGGCTGATCCGCTGAAGGGCGGGCGCCGAGAGGTGTCGTTGTGACCGAAGAAACCATGTGTCCGAGGTGTTCCGCCACGAACGCGAAGGGGACCGGCTTCTGCGGGAAGTGCGGAACGAGCCTCGTCGCTACGATGATGACCGAGGCCCAACCCGATCCGCTGATCGGCGCGTTCATCGGCGAGCGGTTTCTCGTCAGGCGGAAGCTGGGCGAGGGCGGGATGGGCGTGGTGTACGAGGCGGAGCAGACCGCGATCGACAGGAAGGTCGCGCTCAAGGTACTGCACCCGCACCTCACGGACGAGAGCCTGTACGCCCGATTCCGCAACGAGGCGGCTGCGGCGTCCCGGCTCGGGCACCCCAACACGATCACCGTCTTCGACTTCGGCAAGACGGAGACCGGCTCGCTGTACATCGCCATGGAGTTCATCGAGGGCACGAGCCTCGACGACGAGATCCGCAAGAACGGCGCCATGGGGTGGCGGCGGGCGGCGCGGGTCGTGACGCAGATCTGCGGATCGCTCGAGAACGCGCACGACAACGGCATCGTGCACCGCGATCTCAAGCCCGAGAACGTCATGCTGCTCAAGCGCGGGTCCGAGAAGGACATCGTCAAGGTGCTCGACTTCGGCATCGCGAAGATCATGGAGGACGACGGCAAGGATCAGCGCCAGGCGCTCACGAAGACCGGGATGGTGTTCGGGACGCCCCAGTACATGTCGCCGGAGCAGATCCGCGGGGAGAAGGTCGACCCGCGCTCGGACATCTACTCCACGGGCGTGATCGTGTACCAGATGCTCACCGGCGCGCTGCCGTTCAACGCCGAGACGCCGATGGGGCTCCTGACGAAGCACCTCATGGACAAGCCGCCGTCGTTCGTGCAGGCGAACGCGGCCAACCAGGTGCCGGCCGAGCTCGAGACCCTCGTCATGCAGATGCTCGCCAAGACCGCCGCTGAGCGGCCGCAGACGATGGGCGAGGTGGCGGAGCGGATCGACGCGCTCCTCGCCTCGACCCCGACCGCGGCGGTGGCGGTGGCGGCCGCGGCGGGAGGCGGCGTCGTCGCGCGCACGGTTCCCATGAGCGCCGCGGACGTGAGCGGTGCGTCCGTTTCCGCACGACCGGGCTCGTCGCCGGGAGCGTTGGCGCCCCCGGTCGCGGCCCGGAAGAAGGGGAAGACCGGGCTTGTCGTCGGGATCGTCGTCGGCGCGTCCGTGATCCTGCTCGGCGGCGGCGCCGCGGCCTGGTACTTCGTCTGGGGGCCGGGGCGGGCGATCCCGCAACAGCGGGTGACCCAGCTCGTCGTTCCGCCGGTCGTACCGCCGGTCACGGGGCCGCAGAACACATCCGTGACGCAGTCCGGTCAGACCCAGGTCGTCGCGGCCGACACGGGGGGGACCGACGCGGCGCTCGCGCCGTTGCCGGCGATCCCGACCGACACGGGCGGAGAGACGGGCGGCACCGGCGGCACGTCCAAGACCGGCAAGTCGGGCGGCGGCGGGACCGGCGGCATCGCGGGAAAGGTCAACGAGAAGAAGGGGCAGCTGGCGAAGTGCACCTTCGGCGGCGGAGAGGACGTCATCCAGAATGCCGTGCGCGACGCGCTGCGCGCGAAGGAGAACGGCTTCAGGCTGTGCGCGCAGGGCGTGACCGGACAGACGACGACGAAGTTCGCGTTCAACGTGGCCGCGAACGCAACCAACGTCACCGGCGTGTCGGCGCGATCGAGCTCCGGCCTCGAGAGCTGCATGCGGCCCCACCTGTCGGTGTCGATCGCGACCTCGGATCCCGCCGTGCGGGTGGGCGAGATCAAGATCACGATGTGGGGGCCGGCCGGCAAGGATCTGTGCAGCGTGCAGGTCAGCGCCCAGGCGAAGGTGAAGACCACCACGCCGCCCAAGGACGACGGCAAGACCGGGGACACGAAAAAAGGAACCACGCGGCGGGGCACGAGCGGGATAAAAGCCAAGAAGCCCGACTGAGGCGGCCGCCGCACTGAGCGCGAGGACTGCGATGGCAAAACTGGTGA
This portion of the Pseudomonadota bacterium genome encodes:
- a CDS encoding protein kinase translates to MCPRCSATNAKGTGFCGKCGTSLVATMMTEAQPDPLIGAFIGERFLVRRKLGEGGMGVVYEAEQTAIDRKVALKVLHPHLTDESLYARFRNEAAAASRLGHPNTITVFDFGKTETGSLYIAMEFIEGTSLDDEIRKNGAMGWRRAARVVTQICGSLENAHDNGIVHRDLKPENVMLLKRGSEKDIVKVLDFGIAKIMEDDGKDQRQALTKTGMVFGTPQYMSPEQIRGEKVDPRSDIYSTGVIVYQMLTGALPFNAETPMGLLTKHLMDKPPSFVQANAANQVPAELETLVMQMLAKTAAERPQTMGEVAERIDALLASTPTAAVAVAAAAGGGVVARTVPMSAADVSGASVSARPGSSPGALAPPVAARKKGKTGLVVGIVVGASVILLGGGAAAWYFVWGPGRAIPQQRVTQLVVPPVVPPVTGPQNTSVTQSGQTQVVAADTGGTDAALAPLPAIPTDTGGETGGTGGTSKTGKSGGGGTGGIAGKVNEKKGQLAKCTFGGGEDVIQNAVRDALRAKENGFRLCAQGVTGQTTTKFAFNVAANATNVTGVSARSSSGLESCMRPHLSVSIATSDPAVRVGEIKITMWGPAGKDLCSVQVSAQAKVKTTTPPKDDGKTGDTKKGTTRRGTSGIKAKKPD